Within Bdellovibrionales bacterium, the genomic segment TAATGGTTAACGATGAGGTGCAAACAGCAAATATTGAAATGGTCCAACTCAACAACGATCTCTCTAATTTAATTGCAAGTGTCGACATTCCTATTGTGATGATCGGTGCAGATGGACGTATTCGCCGCTTTACCCCAAAGGCCGGTAAAGTTCTGAAATTGATTTCTACTGATGTGGGTCGCCCTATTGGCGATATCAAACCGAGTGTTCAGATTGGGGATCTCAGTGAAATCGTCTCTGAAGTCATTGAATCCATGAGGGTCAAGGAGATTGAGGCACAGGACGATAAGGGTTATTGGTATCGCCTGCATGTGCGACCCTATAAAACAGAGGGCAATAAAATTGAGGGCGCTGTCGTGGCCCTCATCGACGTAAATACTATAAAAGTACATTCAGAGAGTCTCAGGAAGGCTGCGGATGATTTGAAACGTGCTCGTGATGATGCCGCTTCAATCATTGAGGCTCAGCCAATTCCCTTGCTGGTCGTTGATTCTGATAAGCGAGTGCTATTGGCAAATGAGATATTCTACGAGACCTTTAAGGTCACGAAGTCACAGACGGAGGGACGAAAAGTTTTTGAACTTGGCTCTGGTCAGTGGAATAATTCAAGATTGTTGGAACTTTTACGACTCGTTCTTGTTGAGGGTTCGAAGTTTCAAGGCTTTGAAGTGGAACATGAGTTTCCTGAAATTGGATTTAAGACAATGTTAGTCAGTTGCAGAAGGGCTGAGCTGGAAGGGTCAGGTAAGACGGTCGCGCTTTTCGCGATTGAAGATATCACTGAACGGCAATATGCGATCAGGGCGCTCAAGGATTCTGAAGAAAAGTACAGGACACTTGTAAATACGGTTAGGGATTATGCCATTTTTATGCTGGACACCAAAGGAAAAATTGTCAGCTGGAATCACGGTGCCGAAAATCTAACGGGATACATGGCAGAGGAAATTGTCGGAAAGACAAATGCTCTTTTCTATACCCCTGAATCACTAAAACAGGGGCTCATGCAGAGGGAGCTTGAGCAAGCCACGGAGCAAGGACGTTACGAAGTTGAGAATTGGCGCCTGCGTAAGGATGGTTCACGGTATTTCGCAAATATTATTACTTCCGCATTTCACGACAGTAAGGGAGAATTGAAAGGATATATCAAGATTATTCGGGATATATCCGAGCGAATAGAGGTTGAAAGAGAGCGAGCGAAACTTTTGCTCAAGGAAAAGAAGGCAAATCAAGCCAAAGACGAATTCTTGGCGACACTTTCACATGAACTTCGTACTCCACTTTCGATCATTCTTTCTTGGGCGCAGATGTTACAGCTAGGTCACCTCGATGCCGAGAAGGTAAAAAAGGCGCTGGAAACCATAGAACGAAGCGCAAAGGCTCAGAGTCAGTTGATCGATGACCTATTGGATATTTCAAGAATTCAGGCTGGTAAACTGAATTTGAAAGTTCAAAAAGTTGAACCCGAAAAGGTCATATCAGCTGCGGTGGAATCGACTCGAAATATGGCCACCAACAAGTCGATCGAAATTGAGACGACTATTGATTCATCGATAAAGTTTATTTATGCTGATCCCACGCGCTTGCAGCAAATCTTGTGGAATCTCATTGCCAATGCGATCAAATTCTCCCATCCGGGCGGAAAAATATGGATTAAACTTGGCCAAGTGGAACTCCCTACAGGTAGGCATAATCTAATTGAGGTGCGAGATAATGGGAAGGGGATCAAATCGGAGTTCCTTTCGACCATTTTTGAACGTTTTATGCAGGTAGATAGCTCGAGCACGCGCGCTTATGGTGGTCTCGGCTTGGGACTCGCGATCGTCCGGATGCTGGTCGAGATGCACGAAGGGAAAGTTGAGGTCGAGAGTGAGGGAGAGGGGCTGGGTGCAACTTTTAGGGTTTTGCTTCCAGAGAAACTGAACGCAAAGGTAGTTAGGACAGCGGGCGCGGCAGAGGCAGAGGCAGAGGCAGAGGCAGAGGCAGAGGCAGAAGTGAGGCTTGATGGCTTTCGAATTCTTCTAGTGGATGATGAGCCGAGTGCGAGAGAAGCTTTTGGTCTTATGCTGCAAAAATTCGGAGCGCAGGTGAAAGCAGTCGGCTCATCCACTGAGGCTGTTACGGCCCTCGAAGAGTTCAAGCCAGATATATTGGTCAGTGATATCGCCATGCCGACTGAGGATGGGTACAGTCTCATAAGAAAGATAAGGGCCTTGAAATCCAGATTTGCGCAAATTCCTGCTCTTGCGTTCACGGCTTACGCTGGACGTGAGGATGTACAACGCGCGCTTTCAGCTGGCTTTCAGTCCCATGTGGCAAAGCCAGCTGATGGACGCAAGCTGGCCTTAGCTATTTCCAAATTGGCTGGGAGTCGTTAAAATTTCTAAACTGGCCTGCTTGATTGTTGTTCCAAACTCCTTTTTGGAAGCTTTCACTGTCAGATGATTTGATGTTTGTGAAAATCCACATGAAGGTCAATATGATTTTTAAGTCTCTTGGGATCCTTTGTTGTACACCAGGTTTTACGGATGAGGCGATTGATGTTGGCTCTGAGTACGGCGTAGGTTTGATTGAGAGTGAACAGAGGATCTAATCCGATTTTTTAAAACTCCCCCTGTCCTGCCACACAGCCCCTTTTCCCTTTGTGGGCCTTGTGAGTGGCCTGAGGAAACCAATTCGATATCGATGGCGGGTAGTGAGGACTTTTCATCAGAGTAAATGATTGAGTTATCATGGTTGCTGAAGGGGGTTTGCATTTTGTGTGCTCGATCGTTTCAAGATCATCAAACTGAAACTCAGTGAGAGGCTGGAGTTAATCAAAATTCTTCTGATTTCCTATTCTCGACCAGTGGGCAAGAAAAAGAAACTTTCGAACGACAGTAGTTCGACTGATTTTCAAGAGCTTAGCTACCTTTCTTTGTGAGATTCCCGAGCAGAGAAGTTCAAAGACTCGTGGGATGAGACGACGCTTTTATTGTCGATAGCATTTTTGTCTGGTGGCTTCTGAAAACGTGCGTCGACATTGCTTGCAACGAAATCTCTTGAGTCGGCGTCCATCCGATTTTTTGAAAAAGGACCCGAACTTCGGATGGCGATCATGGGTAAATGAACAATGGGGGAAAATTCGCTTCATAGCAAAGAAGAGAGGCAAATACCTCGCCAACTCGTGGGAGCTACGCTCTGCCAACCAACATTCTAGTGAGCCAGTTTGAACAAAATACGTTTCGCTAGTTCCCTTCCATTGCGTCTTGACGATACTCATCTCGAATCTGCCGAAGCTCATGTTTCTTTTTCTTGAAATCAAATATAACGCCCTCGGTGTTCTTGAAAGGAATACTGGTGCTAGAATTTCCAAGAAGACTTGAATCGCTGGAGCTGAAAGCGGAGGCAGCAGGAGATTTGCAGGAATCATGGTCCCACACCTTTCCATTTGGGCACAAATAAACGCAGGTTCGACTGACAACTGGGAGAGAAGAATTGCAGTTCTCTGGGAGAGTAGAAAGGACGTCTCGGGTTTCCTGTCCACTGGCGTCGCAAGCGTTCCAGTCAGAATAAGTAAATGTGCAGGGAATGAGAGTTCTGTTTGTTAAGAGAGCAGATTTGGAAATAGTAGCAATTCCTGACCCCAAACGCCAATGTAAATATGGTGTTGGGTGGGGATGATTTTTCTAACATCAATCCCATAGAGTCCTTCATTGTTTGACGTCCAGGTTTTCCCACTGTCTTCGCTAAAGAAAAAACCATTTTCTCCCCCAGCGTAGATAAGATCTTTTTCAAATGGATCGTAGATGGAGTTAAAGTGAAATCCAGCATCAATTCCAGGTTTGTCTGGGTCGGCGTAGGAAGTGATAGTTTGTGTTGATATTTTGTAAAACGAAATATTGTGAGTTGGTGATCCAGAGTAGGTCCCTATAAAATTTGTGATCATCAATTCATCTGTGTCAAATGGATTAAAAGACATGGATTTAACATTTACTGTGGGCCAGTTCATCTTGGACCACGTGGCACCTCTATCCGAGGACAAGTATAACTCACGTTCCGATGTCATAACGGCCATTCGAGATCCGTTCAGTGGGTCCACAGCAATAACAAATGGCGTTCCAGGAGTGGAGATACCTTTCTTGTCAAGATCCGCAGGATTTGTGGTCATTCTAAAAGAAAGAAGATTTTTTGAATTATTGCACGCAACATAAGCGATTTTGGGACTTGACTGGTTATCGAATCCAACTGTATTAACAGCGGTAAGAGGAGTAGGAATGCACGCCCTATCCAGAAAAATCTCCTTATTGGGGTACTCGACAAGACGAACGATACCGCCCATAATCCAGTCAGATTGAACGTGGAGACTGTTATCGTCTAAAACTGAATCGAAAACTGAGACTTCACTGCCGAAATAATCACTCCACTTAGGACCACTTGATACAACAGCCATGTGATCTTGAAAACCAAGCAAAAAATTGGGTCTACTCTGAAGGGAACTGGTATTTCCCGCAAGGGTAAATGAATAGGTTTCGGTGTAATGGTCTAGATTGTACTTTTTTGTAATATGGTAGGGTTCGGTAGAAATATCCACTTCAACGAGACCGTTATCCGATGGGACAAGAACTTTTGTCGCTGATAGAAAATAAAACTGATTAATATCCCAAAAAGCATTGGCAACAGTAATAGCACCCGTTGGTCCGCCGCTCAATTGAAAAAAAGAGTTGCCTCCGTCCCGAGAAAACGAAAGACTTCCCACTGATTTGGAAACAATAAGAGTTCCAAATTTCCACGCAACTCCACCCATATATCCAATATCGTTAATTTTTCTCCAGGCAGTTTGTCCGACATCTCGTTTGAGAAGCTCAATCGTG encodes:
- a CDS encoding PAS domain S-box protein; its protein translation is MLLQKTEDLKEYADYLEKNPGEVRDLFADLLINVTTFFRDKDSFEALKTHVLPKYMRGRDPSVPFRLWVAGCSTGEEVYSLVMSLLEFQRDSKSLTPIQVFASDISEQALQRARLGVYPDSISENVSKDRLEKFFEKVESGGYKVAKKLRDICLFSRHDVTRDPPFAKVDMISCRNVLIYFDAELQKTVLPIFHYALNPGGILFLGKSESVAGFSDLFSVADKSNKICLKKGVTTPLKLQMSLLRPNSSERVNTGISRVEALPARVDLQRESDRIALAKYAPPSVVINEALEIIQARGRTAPFLQLSPGHASLNLLRMAHPELSAKLKKAIQTSRAKSGPVTQEGLQIHDEGRTRFLTIHVVPIPALPMIKEHYLTIFFEETDHGTEQSRSSEKKQQTREEFNKSNRRKQNTQRPAGHNCLELEKKLSVSLEYQQSLIEEYETSQEELIASNEELQSTNEELQSTNEELQSSNEELETAKEELHEELQSANEELIMVNDEVQTANIEMVQLNNDLSNLIASVDIPIVMIGADGRIRRFTPKAGKVLKLISTDVGRPIGDIKPSVQIGDLSEIVSEVIESMRVKEIEAQDDKGYWYRLHVRPYKTEGNKIEGAVVALIDVNTIKVHSESLRKAADDLKRARDDAASIIEAQPIPLLVVDSDKRVLLANEIFYETFKVTKSQTEGRKVFELGSGQWNNSRLLELLRLVLVEGSKFQGFEVEHEFPEIGFKTMLVSCRRAELEGSGKTVALFAIEDITERQYAIRALKDSEEKYRTLVNTVRDYAIFMLDTKGKIVSWNHGAENLTGYMAEEIVGKTNALFYTPESLKQGLMQRELEQATEQGRYEVENWRLRKDGSRYFANIITSAFHDSKGELKGYIKIIRDISERIEVERERAKLLLKEKKANQAKDEFLATLSHELRTPLSIILSWAQMLQLGHLDAEKVKKALETIERSAKAQSQLIDDLLDISRIQAGKLNLKVQKVEPEKVISAAVESTRNMATNKSIEIETTIDSSIKFIYADPTRLQQILWNLIANAIKFSHPGGKIWIKLGQVELPTGRHNLIEVRDNGKGIKSEFLSTIFERFMQVDSSSTRAYGGLGLGLAIVRMLVEMHEGKVEVESEGEGLGATFRVLLPEKLNAKVVRTAGAAEAEAEAEAEAEAEVRLDGFRILLVDDEPSAREAFGLMLQKFGAQVKAVGSSTEAVTALEEFKPDILVSDIAMPTEDGYSLIRKIRALKSRFAQIPALAFTAYAGREDVQRALSAGFQSHVAKPADGRKLALAISKLAGSR
- a CDS encoding helix-turn-helix domain-containing protein; the encoded protein is MPRVFELLCSGISQRKVAKLLKISRTTVVRKFLFLAHWSRIGNQKNFD